In Shouchella patagoniensis, the following are encoded in one genomic region:
- a CDS encoding TetR/AcrR family transcriptional regulator: MSDKRTLLIEAAMRLFASKGFHSTSIQEIAKESGISKGAFYLHFHSKDELLVAIFRFYYGRLWEKVTDVEEKGLPPKESFKKQLEVQFREIVGHRDFIIMQFQEQGLASNPEMARFMWEKKKEIHLWYEKNLLRIYGKEAQEYIVDGSVILEGMLHSYFHIIMLNNLSISANTLAHFLIQRLDDVFTCLINRNEPPLLTRESIKMLLAKSPNDVPAAREQIESTLERMQQILSTLALPSETRTDLEDALQVLTAELEKTEPKKVVFQGMLAAFSNIEELRLERDKLALLLGV, encoded by the coding sequence ATGAGCGATAAGCGAACATTACTAATTGAGGCAGCTATGCGCCTTTTTGCAAGCAAAGGGTTCCACTCAACCTCGATTCAAGAAATCGCTAAAGAAAGCGGCATTTCGAAAGGCGCTTTTTATCTGCATTTTCATTCGAAGGACGAGTTACTCGTAGCGATATTCCGTTTTTATTATGGCCGTTTATGGGAGAAAGTAACAGACGTTGAGGAGAAAGGGTTGCCTCCAAAAGAGTCTTTTAAAAAGCAACTTGAAGTTCAGTTTCGAGAAATCGTAGGTCATAGAGACTTTATTATTATGCAATTTCAAGAACAAGGTCTCGCGTCAAACCCAGAAATGGCAAGGTTTATGTGGGAAAAGAAAAAGGAAATCCATTTATGGTATGAGAAGAATTTGCTACGGATTTATGGAAAAGAAGCCCAGGAGTACATCGTTGATGGGAGCGTAATTTTAGAAGGGATGTTGCATTCCTATTTCCATATAATCATGTTAAACAATCTTTCTATTTCTGCTAATACTTTAGCGCATTTTTTAATACAACGATTAGATGATGTTTTCACGTGTCTCATAAACAGAAATGAACCACCTCTTTTAACAAGAGAGTCCATTAAAATGCTACTAGCAAAAAGTCCAAATGATGTACCTGCGGCTCGAGAACAAATTGAATCAACGTTAGAAAGAATGCAACAGATCCTCTCGACATTAGCTCTTCCTTCAGAAACACGGACAGACCTGGAAGATGCACTACAAGTACTCACAGCTGAACTAGAAAAAACCGAACCTAAGAAAGTCGTGTTTCAAGGGATGCTCGCTGCTTTTTCAAATATAGAAGAACTACGTTTGGAACGTGATAAATTGGCTTTATTGCTAGGGGTTTAA
- a CDS encoding cupin domain-containing protein — MNQHLLSSPGLALAADATTTVNYQRDSQNFITQVFADQLPAIKTGLFNVHLSQNIIVQPHWHTNVTELVFVISGEVTTTVFNPFTQQLMSYRLGPGQVSEFPKGWFHWIVALQDHTHLLTIFDQPTPDIVYGSDFLRFTPKEIVNLAYCVDPNEYARAVAPIQESVILGPPTWCGNQQRTGEANHLTPPSPYQGYR, encoded by the coding sequence ATGAATCAACATCTTTTGTCTTCTCCTGGGCTAGCGCTTGCAGCTGATGCAACAACGACAGTCAATTATCAACGTGATTCGCAAAATTTCATCACACAAGTATTTGCCGATCAATTACCCGCAATAAAAACGGGTCTCTTTAATGTACATTTAAGTCAAAACATAATCGTCCAACCACACTGGCATACAAACGTAACAGAGCTGGTCTTTGTTATTTCCGGTGAAGTCACTACAACGGTTTTTAATCCTTTTACACAACAACTTATGTCGTACCGGCTTGGTCCAGGACAAGTATCCGAGTTTCCGAAAGGATGGTTTCATTGGATTGTGGCGTTACAAGATCATACGCATCTTCTTACAATTTTTGATCAGCCAACCCCAGATATTGTATACGGATCAGACTTTTTACGCTTCACGCCTAAAGAAATTGTAAACCTTGCTTACTGCGTGGACCCAAATGAGTACGCTAGGGCGGTTGCTCCGATTCAAGAATCGGTTATTCTCGGGCCTCCAACTTGGTGTGGCAATCAACAGAGGACGGGAGAAGCAAACCATTTGACTCCTCCATCACCTTATCAAGGTTATCGTTAG
- the deoD gene encoding purine-nucleoside phosphorylase, which produces MSEHKQTAHINPKGAEIAETVLLPGDPLRAKFIADTFLEDVTQFNSVRNMFGYTGTYNGKRISVMGTGMGMPSMGIYSWELIHIFGVKNLIRIGSCGALQDNLNLYDIIIGMGASSNSNYVSQYHLPGHYAPIASFSLLEKAKNIADEKGQEVHVGNILSSDTFYSADKEAAGKWRDMGILGIEMEAAALYMNAAEAGVNALCILTVSDHIFKQEETTSEERETSFTKMMEIALELAE; this is translated from the coding sequence ATGTCAGAACATAAACAGACAGCTCATATTAATCCAAAAGGTGCAGAGATCGCTGAAACGGTTTTACTTCCAGGTGATCCGCTACGCGCAAAATTTATTGCGGATACATTTTTAGAAGACGTTACACAATTTAATAGCGTCCGTAATATGTTTGGTTATACAGGTACATATAATGGCAAGCGTATTTCTGTTATGGGGACAGGTATGGGTATGCCGAGCATGGGAATCTACTCGTGGGAACTCATTCATATTTTTGGTGTGAAGAATTTAATTCGTATCGGTTCTTGTGGAGCGCTTCAAGACAACTTGAATTTATATGACATTATCATTGGAATGGGTGCGTCATCAAACTCAAATTATGTGAGCCAGTACCACTTACCTGGTCACTACGCGCCAATCGCGTCTTTCTCATTGCTTGAGAAAGCGAAAAACATTGCCGATGAAAAAGGACAAGAGGTACATGTAGGGAACATTCTTTCTAGCGATACGTTTTATAGCGCTGATAAAGAAGCTGCTGGGAAATGGCGTGACATGGGCATCCTTGGAATTGAAATGGAAGCCGCTGCTCTTTATATGAATGCTGCAGAAGCGGGTGTGAACGCGCTTTGTATTCTAACAGTAAGTGACCATATCTTTAAGCAAGAAGAAACGACATCAGAAGAGCGTGAAACATCCTTTACGAAAATGATGGAGATAGCGCTTGAGCTAGCTGAATAA
- a CDS encoding ring-cleaving dioxygenase, whose product MNHLKGIHHVTAITSSAEKNYDFFTHVLGMRLVKKTVNQDDIQTYHLFFADDKGSAGTDMTFFDFPGIPKGSHGTDEIYKTSFRVPTDNALDYWEKRFDRMDVNHTGIKEVFGKKTLSFVDFDDQHYQLISDEKNEGVESGTPWQKGPIPLEYAITGLGPIFVRVANVDFFKQVLENALHFKEVAHEGSLFLYEVGEGGNGAQVVVEHNMILPRARQGYGTVHHAAFRVEDRAVLDEWTNHLESMGFNTSGYVDRHFFESLYTRVSPQILFEFATDGPGFMGDEPYETLGEKLSLPPFLEPKREYIESVVREIDTVRSDKEFTKE is encoded by the coding sequence ATGAATCATTTAAAAGGAATCCACCATGTTACTGCAATTACGAGCAGTGCGGAAAAAAATTATGACTTTTTCACACACGTTCTCGGCATGCGTTTAGTTAAGAAAACAGTCAATCAAGATGACATTCAAACATATCACTTATTTTTTGCAGATGATAAAGGGAGTGCAGGAACAGATATGACGTTCTTTGATTTTCCGGGCATTCCGAAAGGGTCACACGGGACCGATGAGATTTATAAAACGTCGTTTCGGGTTCCAACGGATAATGCGCTTGATTACTGGGAAAAACGATTTGACCGTATGGATGTAAACCATACTGGCATAAAAGAAGTATTTGGGAAAAAAACGTTATCTTTTGTTGATTTTGATGATCAGCACTATCAGCTTATATCAGATGAGAAAAACGAAGGAGTAGAATCAGGTACTCCTTGGCAAAAAGGTCCCATACCACTTGAATATGCAATTACAGGTCTTGGTCCCATTTTCGTCCGCGTGGCAAATGTAGATTTCTTCAAACAAGTATTGGAAAACGCCCTTCACTTTAAAGAAGTTGCTCATGAAGGTTCGCTTTTTCTCTATGAAGTAGGCGAAGGTGGTAACGGAGCGCAAGTTGTTGTTGAGCATAATATGATTTTGCCAAGAGCGCGCCAAGGCTATGGCACTGTCCACCATGCTGCCTTCCGTGTTGAAGATCGAGCGGTGCTTGATGAATGGACAAATCACCTTGAATCAATGGGCTTTAACACATCAGGCTATGTGGATCGTCACTTCTTTGAATCGCTTTATACACGTGTCTCTCCACAAATTCTATTTGAATTTGCAACAGACGGTCCTGGCTTTATGGGCGATGAACCATACGAAACACTAGGTGAAAAACTATCCTTGCCACCGTTCCTCGAACCGAAACGCGAGTACATTGAAAGCGTCGTACGCGAAATTGATACCGTCCGAAGCGATAAAGAATTTACAAAAGAATAA
- a CDS encoding UbiD family decarboxylase, with translation MYQNLEECIVDLEAHGHLVRIKEEVDPYLEMAAIQRRTYQEGGPAILFENVKGSRYPAVANLFGSIERSKFMFRKNWDKVEQIIALRDDPMKAIKNPLKNLGNGFSALAALPMRKPGLNGSQLEEIEISDIPFIHSWPDDGGAFITLPQVYSEDPDKPGMMNANVGMYRVQLNGNEYEQNKEVGLHYQIQRGIGVHQTKAANKGEPLKVSIFVGGPPAHTLSAVMPLPEGLSEMLFAGLLAGRRFRYGYVDGYCVSHDADFVITGDLYPDDTKPEGPFGDHLGYYSLTHEFPVLKVHKVYARKGAIYPFTVVGRPPQEDTSFGALIHELTGDAVTQELPGVKEVHAIDAAGVHPLLFAIGSERYTPYQEVKQPTELLTIANRILGFGQLSLAKYLFLTAEQDEPVSTHDEEVFLQYILKRIDLKRDLHFQTNTTIDTLDYSGTGLNSGSKVVFAAYGDVKRELCTAVPEALLDAKAIKRADLIIPGVIAIETKAFKDYAQVRKEMTTLTNALAKEGGLENCPLIILCDDSEFVSKSWQNFLWTTFTRSNPSHDMYGVNSFTANKHWGCDNVIIDARIKGHHAPPLVEDEDVEQRINRFFEAGGVLSKEQ, from the coding sequence TATCTTATTTGAAAATGTGAAGGGCTCGAGATACCCTGCTGTTGCGAACTTGTTTGGTTCAATTGAGCGAAGTAAATTTATGTTTCGTAAGAACTGGGATAAAGTCGAACAAATTATCGCGCTGCGCGATGATCCAATGAAGGCCATTAAAAACCCATTAAAAAATTTGGGCAATGGATTTTCCGCGCTAGCAGCATTACCAATGAGGAAGCCTGGTTTAAATGGTTCACAGCTTGAAGAGATTGAGATCTCTGATATTCCTTTTATTCACTCTTGGCCAGATGATGGCGGTGCATTTATTACACTGCCACAGGTCTATTCCGAAGACCCTGATAAACCCGGCATGATGAATGCCAATGTTGGGATGTACCGCGTGCAGCTTAACGGTAATGAGTACGAACAGAACAAGGAAGTTGGTTTGCATTATCAAATTCAACGCGGCATTGGTGTACACCAGACAAAAGCGGCGAATAAAGGCGAGCCATTAAAAGTGAGCATTTTTGTTGGTGGGCCACCTGCTCATACATTGTCGGCAGTAATGCCGTTACCAGAGGGGCTTAGTGAGATGTTATTTGCAGGACTGTTGGCAGGTCGTCGTTTTCGTTATGGCTATGTTGATGGATATTGTGTGAGCCACGATGCTGACTTTGTGATAACAGGTGACTTATATCCGGACGATACGAAGCCTGAAGGTCCTTTTGGTGACCACTTAGGTTATTACAGTTTGACGCATGAGTTTCCTGTCCTAAAAGTGCATAAAGTCTATGCACGCAAAGGGGCCATTTATCCATTTACCGTTGTTGGGCGACCACCGCAAGAAGATACAAGCTTCGGTGCGCTTATTCATGAGCTAACTGGTGATGCGGTGACGCAAGAGCTTCCAGGAGTAAAAGAAGTTCATGCTATTGATGCAGCGGGGGTGCATCCACTCCTGTTTGCGATTGGAAGTGAGCGATACACACCTTACCAAGAAGTGAAACAACCAACTGAATTGTTAACGATCGCGAATCGCATTCTTGGGTTTGGCCAGCTTAGCTTGGCGAAATATTTGTTTCTAACGGCAGAACAAGATGAACCAGTAAGTACACATGATGAAGAGGTTTTTCTCCAATATATATTAAAACGAATCGACTTAAAGCGTGACCTGCATTTCCAAACGAATACAACGATTGATACGCTGGATTACAGTGGTACAGGTTTAAATAGCGGCAGTAAAGTTGTGTTTGCGGCATATGGTGATGTTAAACGAGAATTATGTACAGCAGTACCTGAAGCACTTCTTGATGCAAAAGCAATAAAACGAGCCGACTTAATTATACCTGGTGTGATTGCGATTGAAACAAAGGCGTTCAAAGACTATGCGCAAGTTAGAAAAGAAATGACAACCTTAACCAATGCACTTGCGAAGGAGGGTGGACTAGAAAATTGCCCATTAATCATCTTATGTGATGACAGTGAGTTCGTAAGCAAATCATGGCAGAATTTCCTCTGGACAACGTTTACCCGCAGCAACCCGTCACATGACATGTATGGAGTGAATAGTTTCACGGCAAACAAACACTGGGGTTGTGACAATGTCATAATTGACGCACGTATTAAAGGGCATCACGCACCTCCGTTAGTTGAGGATGAGGACGTAGAACAACGGATTAATCGTTTCTTTGAAGCAGGAGGCGTACTTTCAAAGGAGCAATAA